Proteins encoded in a region of the Raphanus sativus cultivar WK10039 chromosome 8, ASM80110v3, whole genome shotgun sequence genome:
- the LOC108830733 gene encoding ATP-dependent 6-phosphofructokinase 5, chloroplastic-like gives MCISPKNPVLFRSALPGSLILRKPRFPANSVRFHRVAAAARETAIDLSNPEWKLKFERDFEEKFNIPHITDAFPDAEAIPSTFCLKMRSPSYINNKDRVLLKVINYSSPDSAGAVCIDPGCTWIEQWVHRAGPREKIYFRPEDVKAAIVTCGGLCPGLNDVIRHIVITLEIYGVKNIVGIPFGYRGFSDKNLPEIPLSRKVVQNIHLSGGSLLGVSRGGPTVTEIVDSMEERGINMIFVLGGNGTHAGANAIHNECLKRRMKVAVVGVPKTIDNDILHMDKTFGFDTAVEEAQRAINSAYIEAHSAYHGIGIVKLMGRSSGFIAMQASLASGQVDICLIPEVPFNLHGPDGVLKHLNYLIETKGSAVVCVAEGAGQSFLENTNAKDASGNKVLGDIGVHIQQETKKYFKEIGVSADVKYIDPTYMIRAVRANASDGILCTVLGQNAVHGAFAGYSGITVGIINNHYAYLPIPEVIAYDKSVDPNSRMWHRCLTSTGQPDFI, from the exons ATGTGCATATCTCCCAAGAACCCCGTCCTCTTCCGGTCTGCCCTACCCGGTTCTTTGATCCTCCGTAAACCGAGATTTCCGGCGAACTCGGTGCGGTTTCATCGAGTAGCGGCGGCGGCTAGAGAAACTGCTATTGATCTAAGCAATCCCGAGTGGAAACTAAAGTTTGAGAGAGACTTCGAAGAAAAATTCAACATCCCTCATATCACTGATGCGTTCCCTGATGCAGAAGCCATCCCTTCCACGTTTTGCCTCAAGATGAG GTCTCCGTCGTACATTAATAACAAAGATAGAGTACTCCTCAAG GTTATAAACTACTCATCACCAGATTCTGCTGGAGCAGTGTGTATTGATCCTGGCTGCACTTGGATCGAGCAATG GGTTCATCGTGCTGGACCACGGGAAAAGATTTACTTCAGACCTGAGGATGTGAAGGCAGCTATTGTTACTTGTGGTGGGCTTTGTCCTGGCCTTAATGATGTCATTAGACAT ATTGTCATCACTTTAGAGATATATGGTGTGAAGAACATTGTTGGGATTCCTTTTGGTTACCGTGGCTTCTCTGATAAGAATCTACCTGAAATCCCT CTGTCAAGGAAAGTGGTGCAGAACATTCATCTTTCCGGTGGAAGTTTGCTCGGTGTTTCACGTGGAGGACCGACTGTTACTGAGATCGTGGACAGCATGGAGGAGAGAGGAATCAACATGATTTTTGTCCTTGGTGGTAATGGAACACATGCGGGTGCCAATGCTATACACAATGAG TGTCTCAAAAGAAGGATGAAGGTAGCTGTGGTTGGTGTACCTAAAACCATAGACAATGATATTTTGCATATGGATAAAACTTTTGGGTTTGACACTGCTGTTGAGGAAGCACAACGAGCTATTAACTCTGCATACATCGAG GCACATAGTGCATATCATGGCATAGGCATTGTGAAACTGATGGGTCGTAGTAGTGGATTCATCGCCATGCAAGCATCCTTAGCGAGCGGACAAGTCGACATTTGTCTCATTCCCGAG GTTCCTTTCAACCTCCATGGACCTGATGGTGTACTGAAACATCTGAACTACCTTATCGAAACAAAAGGCTCTGCTGTAGTTTGCGTTGCGGAAGGAGCAGGACAG AGTTTTCTTGAGAATACAAATGCAAAAGATGCATCTGGAAACAAAGTACTAGGTGATATTGGTGTTCACATTCAACAAGAG ACGAAGAAGTACTTCAAGGAGATTGGTGTTTCGGCAGATGTAAAGTACATAGATCCAACATACATGATCCGAGCTGTACGTGCAAATGCATCAGATGGAATCCTCTGCACGGTCTTAGGACAAAACGCT GTACATGGAGCCTTTGCTGGGTATAGTGGGATCACTGTGGGGATAATAAACAATCATTATGCTTACTTACCAATTCCTGAAGTGATTGCTTATGATAAATCAGTTGATCCCAATAGTCGAATGTGGCATCGTTGCTTAACTTCCACAGGTCAACCTGATTTTATCTAA
- the LOC130499234 gene encoding transcription factor bHLH131-like, whose product MRPLSQRYNATAYSTTMGRNFFTTGPASSNLFSTRGYSANAKPKSKTESKEVAAKKHSDAERRRRLRINCQFEALRTTLPNLIKQDKASVLIETVRYFKELKKLVNEIPTTPSLEDSLRLGQCKNRDFARVVFSCSDREGLMSEVAESMKAANAKAVRAEMMTVGGRTKCVLFVQGANGNEGLVKLKKALKPVVNRKPEAKDNNSSGGSLMLPQQQ is encoded by the exons ATGCGTCCACTTTCTCAGCGTTACAATGCGACGGCGTATTCAACAACAATGGGAAGAAACTTCTTCACAACTGGACCCGCAAGCAGCAACCTATTCTCCACCAGAGGGTACTCAGCCAATGCAAAGCCAAAGTCAAAAACCGAGTCTAAGGAAGTGGCTGCAAAGAAACATAGCGACGCAGAGAGAAGAAGACGGCTTCGGATTAACTGTCAGTTTGAAGCTCTTCGCACCACTCTTCCAAATTTAATCAAA CAGGACAAAGCATCTGTGCTAATAGAGACTGTTAGGTACTTCAAGGAGCTAAAGAAGCTGGTTAACGAGATACCAACCACACCATCTTTAGAAGACAGCTTGAGATTGGGTCAGTGTAAGAACAGAGACTTTGCGAGAGTGGTGTTCAGCTGTAGCGACAGAGAAGGGCTGATGTCGGAGGTAGCGGAGTCGATGAAAGCAGCGAATGCAAAGGCGGTGAGAGCTGAGATGATGACGGTAGGGGGAAGAACCAAGTGTGTCTTGTTTGTTCAAGGTGCGAATGGGAATGAAGGTTTGGTTAAGCTCAAGAAAGCATTGAAACCTGTGGTGAATCGTAAACCAGAGGCGAAAGACAACAACAGCAGTGGAGGATCGTTAATGTTGCCTCAGCAGCAATGA
- the LOC108830729 gene encoding RING-H2 finger protein ATL32-like: MARVQCLISHRWIIFHLITVLLHVANAQSPSPPSQHELQQQSPAPSKTTVFAVLVTSFFFFGLLSIYIRHCTRGMPPGYSDTNSRRRGGASDGCSRRGGGLEDAVVESFPVFAYSSVKESKLGSGDLECAICLNELEDRETVRLLPVCNHLFHVDCIDAWLYSHATCPVCRFNLAAKPVKTGAEDRAPVSDHVVIDITEAVEEEKSHHQIVGKFPRSNSTGHSIGRLGGDGAERFTLRLPEDVRRRIMAAKGRRLKRTRSFDADLMDSGYVVGSGGKSERVSWADRWNLLVAKSNLGSVRSPNGGSLT; encoded by the coding sequence ATGGCGCGAGTCCAATGTCTCATTTCTCACCGTTGGATCATCTTCCATTTAATCACAGTCCTCCTCCACGTGGCTAATGCACAATCACCCTCGCCACCGAGTCAGCACGAATTGCAACAACAAAGTCCAGCTCCGTCGAAAACCACCGTCTTCGCCGTCCTCGTcacctccttcttcttcttcgggcTTCTATCCATCTACATCCGCCACTGCACGCGAGGCATGCCCCCCGGATACTCGGATACAAACTCCCGCCGCCGCGGCGGCGCTTCCGACGGATGCTCACGGCGCGGCGGCGGACTCGAAGACGCCGTCGTCGAGAGCTTCCCCGTCTTCGCTTACTCCTCCGTCAAGGAGTCGAAGCTCGGATCCGGCGATCTCGAATGCGCGATTTGCCTCAACGAGTTAGAGGATCGCGAGACGGTCCGGTTGCTTCCGGTTTGCAACCATCTCTTCCACGTGGACTGCATCGACGCCTGGCTCTACTCCCACGCGACTTGTCCGGTTTGCAGATTCAATCTCGCCGCTAAACCGGTTAAAACCGGAGCGGAAGATCGAGCTCCGGTTAGCGATCACGTGGTGATTGATATCACAGAGGCCGTTGAGGAAGAGAAAAGTCACCACCAGATCGTCGGTAAGTTCCCGCGGTCGAATTCGACCGGTCACTCGATTGGGAGACTCGGTGGTGATGGCGCCGAGAGGTTTACTCTGCGGTTGCCGGAGGACGTGAGGAGGCGGATAATGGCGGCGAAAGGACGTAGGCTGAAACGAACGAGGAGTTTTGATGCTGATTTGATGGATAGCGGGTACGTGGTCGGGTCGGGCGGGAAATCGGAGCGGGTCAGTTGGGCGGATAGATGGAATCTGTTGGTTGCAAAGTCAAACTTGGGTTCCGTTAGATCACCTAACGGCGGTTCGTTGACGTGA
- the LOC108830735 gene encoding classical arabinogalactan protein 3-like, protein MAVLKTLQALIFLGLLATSCTAQGPAPAPIMLLPPVESPSPVTTPTAEPPSPVPVASPPVMVTEPTPAPATPPTVSSPTMSPKTSPVASPPKSEDMAPSPSVPTPAPTPSPAPAAEGPIADSALTNKAFLVSTVIAGALYAVVLA, encoded by the coding sequence ATGGCAGTTCTTAAGACATTGCAAGCTCTGATCTTTCTTGGTCTATTGGCCACGTCCTGTACCGCTCAAGGTCCGGCTCCAGCACCCATTATGCTTCTCCCACCCGTAGAGTCTCCTTCTCCTGTTACTACACCAACCGCTGAGCCACCGTCTCCGGTACCGGTTGCTTCACCACCGGTTATGGTAACCGAGCCAACTCCAGCTCCGGCTACTCCTCCCACCGTCTCATCACCGACTATGTCTCCAAAAACTTCTCCTGTCGCTTCTCCTCCGAAGTCAGAAGATATGGCCCCAAGCCCATCAGTCCCAACACCAGCACCAACTCCATCACCAGCTCCGGCTGCTGAAGGACCAATTGCTGACTCAGCATTGACTAACAAAGCTTTCCTTGTGAGCACCGTCATTGCCGGAGCCTTGTACGCTGTCGTTTTGGCTTAA
- the LOC108830731 gene encoding uncharacterized protein LOC108830731 has product MDQEKEDRRLLLSKEEERIRDELEMEIERNLEGEFKDGIYNLALKLRRLYEQRREREESLDVSMRKSKRVLEVNISIKMEGDTKIEINERKKEVDNDKMKKAENLVNREKCEAGEGKTRKEKLKNPRRAQELRWKW; this is encoded by the exons ATGGACCAAGAGAAG GAGGACAGAAGACTCTTATTGtccaaagaagaagagaggattcGTGATGAGCTTGAAATGGAAATAGAAAGAAATTTGGAAGGAGAGTTCAAGGATGGGATCTACAATCTGGCACTCAAGCTGCGCAGGCTGTATGAACAAAGAAGGGAAAGAGAAGAGTCGTTGGATGTTTCCATGAGAAAGAGCAAGAGAGTATTGGAAGTGAACATAAGCATAAAGATGGAAGGAGATACCAAGATTGAAATCAATGAGAGGAAGAAGGAAGTAGACAATGACAAGATGAAAAAAGCAGAGAATCTGGTTAACAGAGAGAAGTGTGAAGCTGGTGAAGGTAAAACAAGAAAGGAGAAGTTGAAGAATCCAAGAAGGGCTCAAGAACTTAGATGGAAATGGTAA
- the LOC108830730 gene encoding protein CURVATURE THYLAKOID 1D, chloroplastic, with protein sequence MELSTVSTTITHLPSSTNRHVYPAGNDVRRISLPRQGNLASLRLQSRTLRCTRKFPGETVSEEDTSTGVNEFGFEKKPEVVADKEDNFTSEAQDAVEERIFTSEAQSEDEQTQASLEFFNDIKLDSDNTYSILLYGFGAVLAVYLTSAIVGSLESVPLLPKLMEVVGLGYTLWFTTRYLLFKSNREELKMKISDIKKQVLGSDSD encoded by the exons ATGGAGCTCTCCACAGTTTCAACTACCATCACTCACCTCCCTTCCAGCACCAACCGCCACGTATATCCCGCCGGAAACGATGTGCGTAGGATCTCACTCCCTCGACAGGGCAACCTTGCATCTCTCCGTCTTCAATCCC GCACGTTGCGATGTACGAGAAAGTTTCCAGGAGAAACAGTGTCTGAAGAAGACACATCAACGGGAGTCAATGAGTTTGGTTTTGAGAAGAAGCCAGAAGTAGTTGCAGACAAAGAGGATAACTTTACTAGTGAAGCTCAAGATGCAGTCGAAGAGAGAATCTTCACTAGTGAAGCTCAATCTGAAGACGAGCAAACTCAAGCCTCCTTAGAGTTCTTCAACGATATCAAG CTGGACTCAGACAACACGTATTCGATCCTGCTCTATGGGTTTGGTGCGGTACTTGCTGTCTACTTGACTTCTGCAATCGTTGGTTCTCTTGAATCAGTTCCCCTG ttACCTAAGCTGATGGAAGTGGTTGGTCTCGGATACACACTCTGGTTCACTACACGTTATTTACTCTTTAAG AGTAATAGAGAAGAACTCAAGATGAAGATTAGTGACATCAAGAAGCAAGTTCTTGGCTCTGATAGTGATTGA